A window of Acidobacteriota bacterium contains these coding sequences:
- a CDS encoding nuclear transport factor 2 family protein — protein sequence MAIGRHRTRIMKSMKTALLWGCLALILAAQQPAATARHAVIRLEQRWLAHENDAAIVGPILAPDFVHVLAQGMITKPQHLQYLRSHPHAFPGAKKFEQLRVRVYGNVAIANGVVLTAVVQQAPRRTLFTDVFVYRHGHWRAVNAQETPAAHS from the coding sequence ATGGCCATTGGCCGTCATCGCACACGCATAATGAAGAGCATGAAAACCGCGCTCCTGTGGGGATGTTTAGCACTGATCCTTGCCGCCCAGCAACCGGCCGCCACCGCCCGGCATGCAGTGATCCGGCTGGAACAACGCTGGCTGGCGCACGAAAACGACGCCGCCATCGTAGGGCCGATCTTGGCTCCGGATTTTGTCCACGTGCTTGCCCAGGGCATGATCACCAAACCACAGCACCTGCAATATCTCCGCTCTCACCCGCATGCGTTTCCCGGCGCGAAGAAATTCGAGCAACTGCGGGTGCGGGTGTACGGGAATGTGGCGATTGCCAATGGCGTGGTGTTGACGGCGGTGGTGCAGCAAGCGCCGCGCCGCACGTTATTTACCGACGTTTTCGTCTATCGTCACGGCCATTGGCGTGCTGTCAACGCGCAGGAAACGCCCGCAGCGCACTCCTAA
- a CDS encoding amidase has translation MSAAISDATLFLSISELGKRFRDGSLSPVALTQAYLERCSKLGPELNAVATLTTARALKQARQAEQELKTGHDRGPLHGIPYAAKDLLAVAGYPTTWGAKPYANQRFDFDATVIERLDAAGAVLIAKAAMIELAGGLGYSGPYASLTGPCHNPWNTKYWSCGSSSGSGAMVAAGLATFALGSDTRGSIICPATWCGVAGLRPSFGRVSRHGVMTIAWTMDKIGPLARTAEDAALVLAAIAGHDARDWDSLPAAEAQFDVAASRPRGLRVGRLTNVFPYAKPELHQAVDRALDVLRAQGATVEDTEIPQAPFEEASELVILIEAASAFSELIASGRCQMLEDPLGQINGYASSEFKATDYIQLQRVRLELARKMDALFEHFDVIAAPGQGSTASLIPAHAPTGEPTERPRPAARAPHPPHGENLQRRRAFRSDSLQPDGISSLCGLPAVTVPAGLSANQLPIGVQFMGRALNDAAPLAAARLLQAHSSWHLKRPPMPYGVSS, from the coding sequence ATGAGCGCAGCAATTTCGGACGCAACGCTGTTTCTGTCGATCTCAGAATTGGGGAAGCGATTCCGCGACGGCTCACTGTCGCCGGTGGCGTTGACGCAAGCGTACCTGGAACGGTGCAGCAAACTGGGGCCGGAACTCAACGCGGTTGCCACGCTGACGACCGCGCGGGCGTTGAAGCAGGCGCGGCAGGCGGAGCAGGAATTAAAGACAGGACATGATCGCGGACCGCTGCACGGGATTCCGTATGCGGCCAAGGATCTGCTGGCGGTGGCAGGTTATCCGACGACGTGGGGCGCGAAGCCGTATGCGAACCAGCGTTTCGACTTTGACGCCACCGTGATTGAGCGTCTGGACGCGGCAGGCGCGGTGCTGATCGCCAAGGCTGCGATGATCGAGCTGGCGGGAGGGTTGGGCTACAGCGGGCCGTATGCCTCGCTAACCGGACCGTGCCATAACCCCTGGAATACGAAGTACTGGAGCTGCGGATCGTCGAGCGGCAGCGGGGCGATGGTAGCGGCAGGCCTGGCGACATTTGCGCTGGGTTCGGACACGCGCGGATCAATCATCTGCCCAGCGACATGGTGCGGCGTGGCGGGATTGCGGCCGAGCTTTGGGCGCGTGAGCCGGCATGGGGTGATGACGATCGCCTGGACCATGGACAAGATCGGTCCGCTGGCGCGCACGGCCGAAGATGCAGCGCTGGTGCTGGCGGCGATTGCCGGCCACGATGCGCGCGACTGGGATTCGCTGCCAGCGGCCGAGGCGCAGTTTGACGTAGCGGCTTCGCGGCCGCGCGGTCTGCGGGTGGGGCGGCTGACGAACGTGTTTCCGTATGCAAAGCCGGAGCTGCACCAGGCGGTGGACCGGGCGTTGGATGTGCTGCGAGCGCAGGGGGCAACGGTCGAGGACACGGAGATTCCGCAGGCACCATTTGAGGAGGCCTCCGAGCTGGTGATTCTGATTGAGGCGGCGAGCGCGTTTTCCGAGTTGATTGCCAGCGGGCGCTGCCAGATGCTGGAGGATCCGCTGGGGCAGATCAACGGCTATGCCTCGAGCGAGTTCAAGGCAACCGACTACATCCAACTGCAACGCGTGCGGTTGGAACTGGCGCGCAAGATGGATGCGCTGTTTGAGCATTTCGATGTCATTGCCGCGCCCGGGCAAGGCTCGACGGCATCGCTGATTCCGGCGCATGCACCGACGGGCGAGCCCACAGAGCGGCCGCGGCCGGCCGCGCGGGCGCCGCATCCGCCGCATGGGGAAAACCTGCAGCGGCGGCGAGCGTTCCGGAGCGACAGCCTGCAGCCGGATGGAATTTCAAGCCTGTGCGGGCTGCCGGCGGTGACCGTGCCGGCGGGGCTTTCGGCGAATCAATTGCCGATAGGGGTGCAGTTTATGGGGCGTGCGCTCAACGATGCCGCGCCGCTGGCCGCCGCGCGGCTGCTGCAGGCGCACAGCTCGTGGCACTTAAAGCGTCCACCTATGCCGTACGGGGTGAGCTCCTAA
- a CDS encoding threonine/serine dehydratase codes for MSLNEVTLTAIEAARARIAGRVRRTPIAPSATFSRELGTHIYFKQELFQKTGSFKVRGAFNKMLPLPAGSRVVAVSGGNHAQAVAYAASELGMHARILMPQTTPANYVAATHGYGAEVVLAPSIADAFAQAEAAVGQGWTMVHPFDDPAVMAGQGTVALEILEDVPELTDVIVSIGGGGLMTGVVAAVKARKPQARVWGVETEGADAMAQALAAGKIVRLPAITSIAKTLGAPAVSETTLAAARQWLESVTVVSDHEAVEALRFLLERSKLLTEPAASCTLAAARRLASHFTPSSHVVLILCGGNLALNDLCAWNASGL; via the coding sequence ATGAGCCTCAACGAAGTCACTCTGACCGCCATCGAGGCCGCACGTGCGCGCATTGCCGGCCGCGTGCGCCGCACGCCTATCGCCCCCAGCGCCACCTTCAGCCGCGAGCTGGGTACGCACATTTACTTCAAGCAGGAGCTGTTCCAGAAGACCGGTTCCTTCAAGGTCCGTGGCGCCTTCAACAAAATGCTGCCGCTGCCCGCAGGCAGCCGCGTGGTCGCCGTCAGCGGCGGGAATCACGCTCAGGCCGTCGCCTACGCCGCCTCCGAGCTCGGTATGCACGCGCGCATCCTGATGCCGCAAACCACGCCTGCCAACTACGTCGCAGCTACGCACGGCTACGGCGCCGAAGTCGTCCTGGCGCCGTCGATCGCCGATGCCTTCGCCCAGGCCGAAGCGGCCGTCGGTCAAGGCTGGACCATGGTGCATCCCTTCGACGATCCCGCCGTGATGGCGGGGCAGGGAACCGTCGCGCTCGAAATCCTGGAGGATGTTCCCGAGCTTACCGACGTCATCGTCAGCATCGGCGGCGGCGGCCTGATGACCGGCGTCGTCGCCGCCGTCAAAGCCCGCAAGCCGCAAGCGCGCGTCTGGGGCGTCGAGACCGAAGGCGCCGATGCCATGGCGCAGGCGCTCGCTGCCGGCAAGATCGTCCGCTTGCCGGCGATTACCTCCATTGCAAAAACACTCGGTGCGCCTGCGGTTTCAGAAACAACCCTCGCTGCCGCCCGCCAGTGGCTCGAAAGCGTCACGGTGGTCAGCGATCACGAGGCGGTCGAGGCTCTGCGCTTCCTGCTCGAGCGCTCGAAACTGCTTACCGAACCCGCCGCCTCTTGCACCTTGGCCGCCGCCCGCCGCCTGGCTTCGCACTTCACTCCTTCGAGCCACGTCGTGCTTATCCTCTGCGGAGGGAATCTCGCCCTCAACGATCTGTGTGCCTGGAACGCCAGCGGTCTTTAG
- a CDS encoding SOS response-associated peptidase: MCGRFTLRSDGNALAQHFELDAALAAALPPARYNIAPTQTIPVIRWNADSGKRELVMQRWGLVPHWAKDRKPLPALFNARAETLATRPAFREALRARRCLIPADGFYEWKAVGKALTGTGPDMAAPRHPLDARPGWGPQEPQPGLRVKQPWFVHRPGDGLFAFAGLWEGETCTIITRTPTPQMAALHDRMPAIPTPGDYSAWLDPVRSRAEELLPLLDHPPELEIFPVRPLVNRAAADGPECVMRML, translated from the coding sequence ATGTGTGGACGCTTCACACTGCGCTCGGACGGCAACGCGCTGGCGCAGCATTTCGAGTTGGACGCGGCGCTGGCGGCGGCACTGCCGCCGGCGCGCTACAACATTGCGCCCACGCAGACGATTCCGGTCATCCGCTGGAACGCGGATAGCGGCAAGCGGGAACTGGTGATGCAGCGCTGGGGACTGGTGCCGCACTGGGCGAAAGATCGGAAGCCGCTGCCGGCGTTATTTAATGCGCGGGCGGAAACACTGGCCACCAGGCCGGCGTTCCGCGAGGCGTTGCGCGCGCGGCGCTGCCTGATTCCTGCCGACGGCTTTTACGAATGGAAAGCGGTGGGCAAGGCATTGACTGGCACGGGGCCTGACATGGCTGCGCCACGCCACCCGCTTGACGCTCGGCCGGGCTGGGGGCCCCAGGAGCCCCAGCCCGGCCTCCGCGTGAAGCAGCCGTGGTTTGTGCACCGGCCCGGCGATGGACTATTCGCCTTTGCCGGACTGTGGGAGGGTGAAACCTGCACCATCATCACGCGCACACCCACGCCGCAAATGGCAGCGCTGCACGACCGCATGCCGGCCATTCCTACACCCGGCGATTACAGCGCCTGGCTGGATCCGGTGCGCAGCCGCGCCGAGGAATTGCTGCCTTTGCTCGACCATCCGCCCGAGCTGGAGATCTTCCCAGTGCGGCCGCTGGTCAACCGCGCCGCGGCCGACGGGCCCGAGTGCGTGATGCGAATGTTATAA
- a CDS encoding UPF0182 family protein codes for MEAALVFIAIVLVVVASQVRMKRHYGRLQGAALTRDIGIAIAALVILIEGSSFWIDWAWWRALGQLPTFWQYLRIRWLPQTAAAIVAALALVIVFALARRHCRTDLARTSLFGIVGYPVAALLGILASVNLVNPWTIALFLGAHSTGAYTDPIFHHDLAFYMFRLPFYEMIWAWVATLAVLGVLIAAITSIAGTSAERMREMRARVMAQMEGRGYAGSSTEVPRPPSVNLGNLVRAGAIVLLIIFAVSQFFARYSLLYSQHNFLTGADFVDINWGIPLLWLQIAGAIALVLLILFARRGPPKFGDRHFGHKPPNAWDEAIAPWVPRDTPRWLPGTVILVFLGLAILPSILQAAVLRFYVAPNELALETPFIADHIKATRMAYNLEQTSHEEAFTPNSDVQLDLAKYPDTADNIRLWDEGPFQADANQLQALRPYYDFPHVDVDRYNIDGHVRQVLIAARALDTSRLPQSAQTWVNLRLEYTHGFGAVAAMVNTSTPEGEPVMILRDAPPTGPFKDFQITRGGLYFAQDTNLPVYVDTQQDEFDYPKGDDNAYTTYHGTAGILLSNPLLRLAAAIQQNDPNVILSHYFTPRTRILLHRQILDRVETVAPFLTYDSDPYLVIDSHGHLFWMIDAYTTSSLHPYSESTAVGDENLNYIRNSVKVTVDAYNGTVHMYVFDPRDPILAAYRAVFPHLFLPRSAMPTGLLAHIRYPQALFETQAQIYRLYHMRDPQVFYNKEDQWDIAKQVVMQETSQPTKPYYVMLRLPGDSQAEFVLLVPFTSHGRDNLIAWVAARCDPAHYGQLIFYRLPKEQLVYGPLQIESRVDQNRDISKDLSLWNQEGSRVIRATTLVLPVGGTFIYVEPIYIQAPQAQLPELKKMVLAVGNRIVYSDDLPTAIATLAQQPGPSDTNQSNVVASANAATSGVPATGPPATVAKLPRAILESVQAHLSRYQQLTAQGKFAEAGAELQAAQQALKKALSGGSPH; via the coding sequence GTGGAAGCTGCCCTCGTCTTTATCGCCATCGTCCTTGTGGTCGTGGCCTCGCAGGTACGCATGAAGCGCCACTACGGCCGCTTGCAAGGCGCCGCGCTCACGCGCGATATCGGCATCGCCATCGCGGCGCTCGTCATTCTGATCGAAGGCTCGAGCTTCTGGATCGACTGGGCCTGGTGGCGTGCCCTGGGCCAATTGCCCACCTTCTGGCAGTACCTGCGTATCCGCTGGCTGCCGCAAACCGCCGCCGCCATCGTCGCCGCGCTCGCTCTGGTCATCGTCTTCGCGCTGGCGCGCCGCCACTGCCGTACCGATCTTGCCCGCACCTCGCTCTTCGGTATCGTGGGCTATCCCGTCGCTGCGCTGCTTGGCATTCTGGCCTCGGTCAACCTCGTCAATCCCTGGACCATCGCGCTCTTTCTGGGCGCTCACTCCACCGGCGCCTATACCGATCCCATCTTCCATCACGACCTGGCGTTCTACATGTTCCGGCTGCCCTTCTACGAGATGATCTGGGCCTGGGTCGCAACGCTGGCCGTGCTGGGCGTGCTCATTGCCGCCATCACCTCCATTGCGGGAACTTCTGCCGAACGCATGCGCGAGATGCGCGCGCGCGTTATGGCGCAAATGGAAGGCCGCGGCTACGCCGGCAGTTCTACCGAAGTGCCGCGTCCGCCCTCCGTCAATCTCGGCAACCTGGTGCGCGCCGGCGCCATCGTGCTGCTCATCATCTTCGCCGTATCACAGTTCTTCGCGCGTTACTCGCTGCTGTATTCGCAGCACAACTTTTTGACCGGCGCCGATTTCGTCGACATCAACTGGGGCATTCCGCTGCTCTGGCTGCAGATTGCCGGCGCCATCGCTCTCGTCCTCCTCATCCTGTTCGCGCGCCGTGGCCCACCGAAGTTCGGTGACCGCCATTTTGGCCACAAGCCGCCCAACGCCTGGGATGAAGCCATCGCGCCCTGGGTGCCGCGCGACACGCCGCGCTGGCTGCCGGGTACGGTCATTCTGGTGTTCCTTGGCCTGGCGATTCTGCCCTCGATTCTGCAGGCCGCCGTCCTGCGTTTCTATGTCGCACCCAACGAACTGGCCCTCGAAACGCCTTTCATTGCCGACCACATCAAGGCCACCCGCATGGCCTACAACCTCGAGCAGACCTCGCACGAAGAAGCCTTTACGCCCAACAGCGACGTGCAGCTCGACCTGGCCAAATATCCTGATACGGCTGACAACATCCGCCTCTGGGATGAAGGCCCATTCCAGGCCGACGCCAACCAGCTCCAGGCCCTCCGCCCCTACTACGATTTTCCCCATGTCGACGTCGATCGTTACAACATCGATGGCCACGTCCGCCAGGTGTTGATCGCCGCCCGCGCCCTTGACACCAGCCGCCTGCCCCAATCCGCGCAGACCTGGGTGAACCTGCGGCTCGAATATACCCATGGCTTTGGCGCCGTCGCCGCCATGGTCAACACCTCGACGCCGGAGGGCGAGCCGGTCATGATCCTCAGGGATGCTCCGCCCACTGGTCCCTTCAAGGATTTCCAGATCACCCGCGGCGGCTTGTACTTCGCTCAGGACACCAATCTCCCCGTCTACGTCGATACCCAGCAGGACGAGTTCGACTACCCCAAGGGCGACGACAACGCCTACACCACCTACCACGGCACCGCCGGAATTCTGCTTTCCAATCCGCTCCTGCGCCTCGCCGCCGCGATTCAACAGAACGATCCCAACGTCATCCTCTCGCACTACTTCACGCCCCGCACCCGCATACTGTTGCACCGCCAGATCCTGGACCGGGTCGAAACCGTTGCACCCTTCCTGACCTACGATTCCGACCCTTATCTGGTCATCGACAGCCACGGTCATCTGTTCTGGATGATTGACGCTTACACGACCTCGAGTCTCCATCCCTACTCGGAATCCACCGCCGTCGGCGACGAGAATCTGAACTACATCCGCAACAGCGTCAAGGTCACCGTCGACGCCTATAACGGCACGGTCCATATGTACGTGTTCGACCCCAGGGATCCGATCCTTGCCGCCTATCGCGCCGTTTTCCCGCATCTGTTCCTGCCACGCTCGGCTATGCCCACGGGTCTGCTGGCGCACATCCGCTATCCGCAAGCGCTGTTTGAAACCCAGGCGCAGATCTATCGCCTCTACCACATGCGCGATCCCCAGGTTTTTTACAACAAGGAAGACCAGTGGGACATCGCCAAGCAGGTGGTGATGCAGGAAACCAGTCAGCCCACCAAGCCCTACTACGTCATGCTGCGCTTGCCGGGCGACAGCCAGGCCGAATTTGTCCTGCTGGTCCCGTTCACCAGCCACGGCCGCGACAACCTCATCGCCTGGGTCGCCGCACGCTGCGATCCCGCTCATTACGGCCAGTTGATCTTCTATCGTCTGCCCAAGGAGCAGTTGGTCTACGGTCCGCTGCAAATCGAAAGCCGCGTCGATCAAAACCGCGACATCAGCAAGGATCTGAGCCTGTGGAATCAGGAAGGCAGCCGTGTGATCCGCGCCACCACGCTGGTGCTGCCGGTCGGCGGAACGTTCATCTACGTCGAACCTATCTACATTCAGGCCCCGCAGGCCCAGTTGCCCGAGCTGAAGAAAATGGTCCTTGCCGTTGGCAATCGCATCGTCTATAGCGATGACTTGCCTACCGCCATCGCCACGCTCGCCCAGCAGCCCGGCCCCAGCGACACCAACCAGTCCAACGTCGTCGCCAGCGCCAATGCCGCGACTTCCGGCGTCCCCGCCACGGGCCCGCCTGCGACCGTCGCCAAGCTGCCGCGCGCCATTCTGGAATCGGTACAGGCGCACCTGAGCCGCTACCAGCAGCTCACCGCCCAGGGCAAATTTGCCGAGGCCGGCGCTGAGCTGCAGGCCGCCCAGCAGGCCCTCAAAAAAGCCCTCAGCGGCGGCTCACCACACTAA
- the dnaE gene encoding DNA polymerase III subunit alpha: MFLELHAASAFSFLRGASLPEELVERAAALEMPVLGLIDGDGFYGAPRFHLACRRAGVRPLFGAEITLEDGARLPVLAASRAGYRSLCRLLSRMHLRGAAPGVGRMQYSELAELEEVIALSGDEEGPLAWTLRAGGTDAARERLEQLASAFGSGNLYVELQRHYLREQEERNRAAIGLARALKLPLVATNGVRYATPAARPVLDVFTCLRLHTRLESAGRKLEPNAQRFLAAPAMVERRFRDLPEALAHTAEIAARCTFTLDDLGYEFPQPPVPEGHTPQSWLREQTWRGARRRYGALRAEVRAQLEHELEIIGKLKLAGYFLILDGIMDYCRAHGILAQGRGSAANSAVCYSLGITAVDPIGMQLLFERFLSEERGEWPDIDLDLPSGELREQVIQYVYGRYGQGTASAAAMTANVITYRPRSAAREAAKVMDFPEAVQAKLAQILSAAGGVLDLPSWQETLQQRGRAARFPPAAADVAPAVAAGLRQAGFDPEHPQMLRFLYVCQAMQDLPRHLGQHSGGMVLCAGPLSEIVPLQPAAMPKRVVIQWDKEDCAALGLIKVDLLGLGMMAVLQDTLVSVRDRLPRAVGSAATADLDWLPPEDADVYRTLRAADTVGLFQVESRAQMATLPRMQPRRFYDLVIEVAIIRPGPITGDLVNPYLRRRAGEEEVRVPHPLLEPILRRTLGVPLFQEQLLKMAMTVAGFTGGQAEELRRAMGFKRSQQRMAEIERQLRAGMSERGIDAAAADEIIRSITSFALYGFPESHAASFALLVYASAYLKQYFPEEFLAAMLNHQPMGFYHPATLVRDAQRHGVVVLPVSVAASEWDCTAGRLARGRAGRAVRLGLRYVNGLRESVGRQIAEERRARAFTSFEDLCRRVALNAEEARRLGELGACKAFGALTGAGPGVAAPHHPLDARPGRGPREPQPGLRATRRTALWQIEAAQRAPGSLYAPLPEPGMEPDAISPLPEMDTRERMEADFAASGLTLGPHPLAFERTRLRQQGYVTAAELAGLRHQQKVAIAGAVIARQRPENAKGVVFLSLEDETGISNIIIWPQVYERYRLECLGAAHLEIHGRLQRQRGVIHVLAETLAPLHTGAALLPASPARDFR, from the coding sequence GTGTTTCTGGAGCTGCACGCGGCGAGCGCCTTCAGTTTTTTGCGCGGCGCTTCCCTGCCCGAAGAACTGGTCGAGCGCGCGGCGGCGCTGGAGATGCCGGTGCTGGGGCTGATCGACGGCGATGGTTTTTACGGCGCGCCCCGGTTCCACCTGGCGTGCCGGCGGGCGGGCGTGCGGCCGCTGTTTGGCGCGGAGATCACGCTGGAGGATGGCGCGCGGCTGCCAGTGTTGGCGGCCAGCCGTGCGGGGTATCGCAGTCTGTGCCGGCTGCTCAGCCGCATGCACCTGCGCGGCGCGGCGCCGGGCGTAGGGCGGATGCAGTACAGCGAATTGGCCGAATTGGAAGAGGTGATTGCGCTCAGCGGCGATGAGGAGGGTCCGCTGGCGTGGACGCTGCGCGCGGGCGGCACGGACGCGGCGCGAGAACGGCTGGAGCAGTTGGCGTCGGCCTTCGGGAGCGGCAATCTCTATGTCGAGCTGCAGCGGCATTACCTGCGCGAGCAGGAAGAGCGCAACCGGGCGGCGATCGGGCTGGCGCGCGCGCTGAAGCTGCCGCTGGTGGCGACCAACGGCGTGCGCTACGCCACGCCGGCGGCCCGGCCGGTGCTTGATGTGTTCACCTGCCTGCGGCTGCATACGCGGCTCGAGTCAGCGGGACGGAAACTGGAACCGAATGCGCAGCGGTTTCTGGCCGCACCGGCGATGGTGGAACGGCGCTTTCGCGACCTGCCCGAAGCCCTCGCGCATACGGCGGAAATTGCCGCGCGCTGCACATTCACGCTCGATGATCTGGGCTACGAATTTCCGCAGCCGCCGGTGCCGGAGGGACACACGCCGCAATCGTGGCTGCGGGAGCAGACCTGGCGCGGAGCACGCCGGCGCTATGGCGCACTGCGGGCCGAGGTGCGCGCGCAGCTCGAACACGAGCTGGAGATCATCGGCAAGCTCAAGCTGGCGGGGTATTTTTTGATTCTGGACGGCATCATGGACTACTGCCGGGCGCACGGCATCCTGGCGCAGGGGCGCGGCTCGGCGGCCAACAGCGCGGTGTGCTACAGCCTGGGCATTACCGCCGTCGATCCCATCGGGATGCAGTTGCTGTTCGAGCGGTTTTTGTCGGAGGAGCGCGGCGAGTGGCCCGACATTGATCTGGATTTGCCCTCGGGCGAGCTGCGCGAGCAGGTGATTCAGTACGTGTACGGACGCTATGGGCAGGGGACAGCCAGCGCTGCAGCGATGACAGCCAATGTGATCACCTACCGGCCGCGTTCCGCCGCGCGTGAAGCCGCCAAGGTGATGGATTTTCCTGAAGCCGTGCAGGCGAAGCTGGCGCAAATTCTGAGCGCAGCGGGAGGGGTGCTCGATCTGCCGAGCTGGCAGGAAACCCTGCAGCAGCGCGGGCGGGCGGCGCGCTTTCCGCCTGCAGCCGCCGACGTGGCGCCGGCAGTGGCGGCGGGGCTGCGCCAGGCGGGGTTCGATCCGGAACATCCGCAGATGCTGCGGTTTCTGTACGTGTGCCAGGCGATGCAGGATTTGCCGCGCCATCTGGGGCAGCACTCGGGCGGCATGGTGCTGTGCGCGGGGCCGCTGAGCGAAATTGTGCCGCTGCAGCCGGCGGCGATGCCGAAGCGGGTGGTGATTCAGTGGGACAAGGAAGACTGCGCGGCGCTGGGGCTGATCAAGGTCGATCTGCTGGGACTGGGGATGATGGCGGTGCTGCAGGATACGCTGGTAAGCGTGCGCGACCGGCTGCCGCGGGCAGTGGGCAGCGCGGCCACGGCCGATCTGGACTGGCTGCCGCCGGAAGATGCGGACGTGTACCGGACGCTGCGGGCGGCGGATACGGTGGGCCTGTTTCAGGTGGAGTCGCGGGCGCAGATGGCGACGCTGCCGCGCATGCAGCCGCGGCGGTTCTACGACCTGGTGATTGAAGTGGCGATTATCCGGCCGGGGCCGATCACGGGCGATCTGGTGAATCCGTATCTGCGGCGGCGGGCGGGCGAGGAGGAGGTGCGGGTGCCGCATCCGCTGCTGGAGCCGATTCTGCGGCGCACGTTAGGCGTGCCGCTGTTTCAGGAACAGCTTTTGAAAATGGCGATGACGGTGGCAGGGTTTACCGGCGGGCAGGCGGAAGAGCTGCGACGGGCAATGGGCTTCAAGCGCAGTCAGCAGCGGATGGCGGAGATCGAGCGGCAACTGCGGGCGGGCATGAGCGAGCGCGGCATTGACGCGGCCGCGGCGGATGAGATCATCCGTTCGATCACCTCGTTTGCGCTGTACGGTTTTCCGGAATCGCACGCCGCCAGCTTTGCCCTGCTGGTATACGCCAGCGCGTACCTGAAGCAGTATTTCCCCGAGGAGTTTCTAGCGGCGATGCTGAACCATCAGCCCATGGGGTTTTACCATCCGGCGACGCTGGTGCGCGACGCGCAGCGGCACGGGGTGGTGGTGCTGCCGGTATCGGTGGCGGCGTCGGAGTGGGATTGCACCGCCGGGCGGCTGGCGCGCGGGCGCGCGGGGCGAGCGGTACGGCTGGGGCTGCGCTACGTGAACGGGTTGCGCGAGAGCGTAGGCAGGCAAATCGCCGAAGAACGGCGGGCGCGGGCGTTTACTTCGTTTGAGGATCTATGCCGGCGGGTGGCGCTGAATGCCGAGGAAGCACGCCGGCTGGGGGAGTTGGGCGCCTGCAAGGCGTTTGGGGCATTGACTGGCGCGGGGCCTGGCGTGGCTGCGCCACACCACCCGCTTGACGCTCGGCCGGGCCGGGGACCCCGAGAGCCCCAACCCGGCCTCCGGGCGACGCGGCGCACGGCGCTGTGGCAGATTGAGGCGGCGCAGCGCGCGCCCGGCTCGCTCTATGCACCGTTGCCGGAGCCGGGCATGGAGCCGGATGCGATCAGTCCGCTGCCGGAGATGGACACGCGCGAGCGGATGGAGGCGGACTTTGCCGCGAGCGGCCTGACGCTGGGGCCCCATCCACTGGCATTTGAGCGGACGCGGCTGCGACAGCAAGGCTATGTGACCGCGGCGGAGCTGGCAGGGCTGCGGCATCAGCAGAAGGTCGCCATTGCCGGCGCGGTGATTGCGCGGCAACGGCCAGAAAATGCCAAAGGCGTGGTGTTTTTGTCGTTGGAGGACGAGACCGGCATCAGCAACATCATCATCTGGCCGCAGGTATATGAGCGCTATCGTCTGGAGTGCCTGGGCGCGGCGCACCTGGAAATTCACGGCCGCCTGCAACGGCAGCGCGGAGTGATTCATGTGCTGGCGGAAACGCTCGCGCCGCTGCACACCGGCGCGGCGCTGCTGCCGGCCAGCCCGGCGCGGGATTTCCGCTAA